The nucleotide sequence GTCGCTCAAGGCCAGAAAGCCGGGGCTTAAGGCCATCGCCGTGGAGCCGGCGGCCAGTCCGGTGCTGTCCGGCGGCAAGGCCGGCCCCCACGCCATCCAGGGCATTGGCGCGGGTTTCGTGCCTGAGGTGCTGGACCGCGGCGTGGTGGACGAGGTGGTGACCGTGTCTAATGAGGACGCCCTGGCCACGGCCCGACGTCTTTTGCGCGAGGAAGGCATTTTGTGCGGCATTTCTTCCGGGGCCAATGCCTATGCCGCCTTGGAACTCGCCCGCCGGCCGGAAAACGCCGGCAAGGTGATAGTTTTTATTGTCTGCGACACGGGTGAGCGCTATCTCTCCACGCCGCTTTTCAGCGAGGGAGTCTGATGTCCGACGCCAAATTCCCGTTGCCACGGCCGCGCCGACGCACGCCGGTGGAGTGGGTGACCGAAATGTTGTGCGAGGAAGCTTCCTACGAGAAGGTGTACCATCGCCCGCTCCATGACGAACCCATGCCCTCGGTGCCGGTGCTGGAAGAGGTCATGGAACGCCTGCGCGGCATCCTGTTTCCGGGCTATTTCGGCCATTCCGACGTCTCGCCGGAGAACATGCGCTTTCACATCGGCGCCAGCCTCGACGCGGTGCATCGGCTCCTGGTCGATCAGGTGCGCCGGGGGCATTGTTTTTTTTGCGAGATAGACCGGGCAGGCACCTGCCAGGACTGCCAGGAGCGGGCCGAAAAGTTGGTCGGCGATTTCCTCATGCGTCTGCCCGACATCCGCGAGGCCCTGGCCGAGGACGCCCAGGCCGCCTTTGAGGGCGACCCGGCCTCGCGTTCGCCCGGCGAGACCATCTTCTGCTATCCGAGCCTGACGGCGCTCACGCATCACCGGGTGGCCCACGAGCTGCACAAGCTCGGCGTGGACCTCATTCCGCGCATCATCTCCGAGATGGCCCATTCCCGCACCGGCATCGACATCCACCCCGGGGCCACCATCGGGCGGCGGTTTTTTATTGACCACGGCACCGGCACGGTCATCGGCGAGACCTGCATCATCGGCGACAACGTGCGGCTGTATCAGGGCGTGACCCTGGGGGCCAAAAGCTTCCCCAAGGACGAGGAAGGGATGCTGGTCAAGGGCATCGCTCGCCATCCCATCGTGGAAGACGACGTGGTGGTGTATTCCGGGGCCACGGTGCTGGGGCGCATCACCATCGGCAAGGGGGCGGTCGTCGGCGGCAACGTCTGGGTCGTTGACGACGTGCCGGCCGGGGCGCGCATCGCCCAGCAAGGCTCGGGCGGGGTGATCATCCGCGACGGTGCGGGGATTTAGCTTCGCGTCTCTTGAAAAATACGAGAGTATTTTTCAAGAGAAATTTATAATTTCAGTCTGTTGCCTGCGAAAAGCCATAGGCGTTTTCCGTGGACGCGACTGCGCTTCGCCACTATAGTGGTTGCAGCAAACTCAGAAACGAACCTGATTGGGCCGGCGAAACGCGACAATCGCGCGTACACGCCGGGAACGCGGGTTCCCGGGGAGGGATGATGCGATTGTTGCTTGTGGCGCTGGCCTTGTGCGCGCTGGCCGGCTGCGCCGAAAAGTCCGGTTCCAAGTCGTTTATCGGCATCGACGCCTATCAGGAAGAAAGCCGCCGCTGGAAACAGGGCGAGGACGGCGACATGCGGTTTGGCCGCTATTCCACCCACCGTTATGCCGCCACCCAGCACGGCGTGGATTATTCGCCGACCACGAGTGCCTGGGGAAAAACCTACTATTAAGCCAAGTGGTTATAATTCGAAAGCCCGGCCGCGACAGACGTCGCGGCCGGGCTTTCGCCATTTGCAGCGGAAAAACTAGTCGGCGACGATCATGACGCTGGAGGCCTTGACCATGGCCTTGACCTTGGCGCCAGCCTTAAGTCCCATGTTCTCGGCGGATTCCTTGGTGATGACCGAAACGATTTCGACGCCGGGGGCGGCTTCGATGACGACTTCGGCGTTGACCATGCCGATGGTGACTTTCTTCACGGTGCCGGGGATGAGATTGCGGGCGCTGACTTTCATGATGGTACTCCTGGCCTCGGGGCCGTCTTGAGGCGGGGTCGGGAAGGCCTCGCCGTTGCGTTCCGTGAGGCAAGAGATAATACGGGATTTACTCACACGCAAATTAATTTTTTCGTGTTAGTTATGTTATTATTAACACATTAAATTACAGTATTTTAGCATTAGTTGAGTCACGCTAATGAATTTTGCGAGATTCTTGATTTGAAAGATATGATTTTCGCTTAACTCCATTATTTTAGATAGTTACTGCAAAAATTGTAAAATTCTCGCCGGAAAATGTTACGAGAACATCAGATGCGATGCAGGCGCGGGGATGGGACATTTCGCCTTGGCCGCCCTGTCCCTGGGCAGTGGTGGCGGGACAGGCGGTTTGGGACAGCGGTGCAGGACCGGGCGGTGCAGGACCGGGCGGTGCAGGACCGGGCGGTGCAGGACCGGGCGGTGCAGGACCGGGCGGTGCAGGACCGGGCGTGCGCCCCTGCTTGGGGCGCACGCCCATTGATTTACTTGGCGGCGAAGTCCAGCCGCACCACCACCGTCGGGTCGAGCACCTGGAAGGTGAAGGATTCCAGGAAGAACAGCGCGACCTTTTCGGTGTCGTGGGAGGCGTAGCCGATGGCGATGTCGCCGCCAAGGGTCATCTCCAGGTCGCCGCCCCGGGTGGAGAGCAGGTAAGCTTCCTCAATGAACGGGCTGACGATGACCTGGCCGCCAAGCATGGTTTCCAGGTACTGCGACAGGGGATAGCCCCGCACATGGCCCGACAGGGCCACCCACAGCTCCGGGCCGACCACCAGGGCGTAGGGGCCTTCCACTGAGGTTTTGCGTAGGGCGGTCAGCGCCTTGGAGACTTTTTCGGCGATGTCCTCGGGGTTGGAGGAGACCTGCAGCCTTGTCTGGCTGGAGACTTCCGACAGGCCCTTGATGCCGGCCGGAGCAAAGCCGTGGTAGAGGGCCTCTTCCTCGAACCGGGCCAGTTTTTCGGCCGCCTCGTCCAGGGCGGCCAGATCGATGTCCTTGCCGCCCCGGGCGGCGTTGTCGATCTCGGCGATGTCCAGGGTAAAGGGCACTTTCACTTCGACCAGCGGTTTGACCTGATGCAGGCCGTAGGTGATGCCCGAGACCGACTGGGTCTTGGCGTATTCGATGCGCCCCAGGGGCACGGCGGCGTATTCCCAGCCAAGCGGCCCGGCCACGTCCACGACGCGGCGGCCCGAGAGCATGGTGGTCAGCGTCTGGCGGGCGCGGCTGTCCACGGCCTGCCAGGCGGCGGCGGTTACGGGGGCGAGATCGCGTTTGAGAATATCCATGGCGTCTCCCGTGGGTTAGCGGTTGCCCTTGAGGCTGCCGATGCCAAGCGAGCCGGAGCCGGCCGGGCTTTGGGGGGCGTTCGCCCCGCCTTCGGCGGCGTCTTCCAGGGCGGTGATGTCGCCGGTGGTGAACAGGTAGGTGCGCATGACCGCGTCCCAGCCCGGCATGGTGCGGCGCAGCCATTCCAGGCCCATGATGGCGTGCTCCATCTCCTCGTCGCGGTTGTGGGCCATGATGGCCTTGATCTGCGGATCGGTGGCGGCGACCACCCGCTGGTGGTACCAGTTGATGGCCTCGATCTCTTCCTTGAGGCTGGTCAGCGCCCGGACGAAATCCCGGTCCAGGGGCGAAAGCTCGGCAACGGGTTCATGATACTGGTCCATGCTTCCTCCTTGGCGCGTCCTGTCGGACGTGGACGGGCGCGCGAGATTGGGGCCAGTATGCCACAGGCCGGCGGGAATGCAACGGCGCAGGCTGGAGAATCGCGTGGCGTTCAGGCGTCGGGCGGGGCGCATCCGTGTCTGCCGACATGAGGCCGCCATGCGCCAAGGGCGGTCCGCTTGGGACCGGGCCGATTCTGTGCCGGGTAGGGCTGGGAGGGGGAAATCAGGCCGAAGCGGCAGGGAAGGCCGGCGCGCCGGGAAACCCGGAAGTCCCACGGTTCGCGCCGGCCCAAGAGGGGTCAGATGAGAATGAGGTTTTTGATCTCGTCGCTATCCGCTTCGTCAGGCGGAAAATGCGGCGCGAGCAGGCCGGCCAGGGTGTCCAGGCAGGCGATGAGCGCCTCCTTTTGCCGGCCGGCGGCGATGCCCCGGGTGAGCGCCGCCGTGGCCGCGTCCAGGGCGGCGGCGTCGAGGCGGCCGACAAGGCCCTTGTCGGGCTGGATGAAGACCAGCCGCTCGAAGACCGAGATGTAGACCAGCACGGCGTTGCGCTGCTTGGTTTCGGTCAGGCCATGGGTGAAAAACGCGGCCTGGGCGGCCTGCTTCGTTTCGGCCAGCCGCCGGGCCTTGGACACGAACAGGCGTTTGACGTCCGGGCAACGTTTGGCCGCCTCGAAGCCGGCCAGGGCAAAGACGCCGCCAAACAGCAGGAACAGCCACAAGTTGCGCGTGCCGAAAGCCAGGCACAGCACCAGCCCGGCGCACAGCCCCACGACCACGGCGCAGGCCAGCTCGGCCTTGGGATAGTCGTCGCTGGCCTCCACCACCATGGGCACGATTTCGGCCGAGGTCCGGGCTTCGGCCCCGGTCACGGCGGCCACGATGGCTTCCCGGTCGGCCGGGGAGAAAAACGCGTTGACATACTTGCTCATGACTCCCTCCTACCAGCTTCCCGACGAGCCGCCGCCGCCAAAAGAACCGCCGCCGCCGGAAAATCCGCCGCCGCCCGACGAGCCGCCTCCGCCGCCGACATAAAAGCCGCCGCCCCGGCGGCCGCTGCCGCCCCGGAACAGATACGGGCCCACCAGCCCGAGCACCGCGCCGCCCAGGCACAGCAGGGCCAGCATGGCCAGAGTCAGGCCGAAGAGGGCCCCGCCCAGGGGCA is from Solidesulfovibrio magneticus RS-1 and encodes:
- the epsC gene encoding serine O-acetyltransferase EpsC — protein: MSDAKFPLPRPRRRTPVEWVTEMLCEEASYEKVYHRPLHDEPMPSVPVLEEVMERLRGILFPGYFGHSDVSPENMRFHIGASLDAVHRLLVDQVRRGHCFFCEIDRAGTCQDCQERAEKLVGDFLMRLPDIREALAEDAQAAFEGDPASRSPGETIFCYPSLTALTHHRVAHELHKLGVDLIPRIISEMAHSRTGIDIHPGATIGRRFFIDHGTGTVIGETCIIGDNVRLYQGVTLGAKSFPKDEEGMLVKGIARHPIVEDDVVVYSGATVLGRITIGKGAVVGGNVWVVDDVPAGARIAQQGSGGVIIRDGAGI
- a CDS encoding TOBE domain-containing protein translates to MKVSARNLIPGTVKKVTIGMVNAEVVIEAAPGVEIVSVITKESAENMGLKAGAKVKAMVKASSVMIVAD
- a CDS encoding family 1 encapsulin nanocompartment shell protein, which codes for MDILKRDLAPVTAAAWQAVDSRARQTLTTMLSGRRVVDVAGPLGWEYAAVPLGRIEYAKTQSVSGITYGLHQVKPLVEVKVPFTLDIAEIDNAARGGKDIDLAALDEAAEKLARFEEEALYHGFAPAGIKGLSEVSSQTRLQVSSNPEDIAEKVSKALTALRKTSVEGPYALVVGPELWVALSGHVRGYPLSQYLETMLGGQVIVSPFIEEAYLLSTRGGDLEMTLGGDIAIGYASHDTEKVALFFLESFTFQVLDPTVVVRLDFAAK
- a CDS encoding encapsulin-associated ferritin-like protein, producing the protein MDQYHEPVAELSPLDRDFVRALTSLKEEIEAINWYHQRVVAATDPQIKAIMAHNRDEEMEHAIMGLEWLRRTMPGWDAVMRTYLFTTGDITALEDAAEGGANAPQSPAGSGSLGIGSLKGNR
- a CDS encoding TPM domain-containing protein, whose amino-acid sequence is MSKYVNAFFSPADREAIVAAVTGAEARTSAEIVPMVVEASDDYPKAELACAVVVGLCAGLVLCLAFGTRNLWLFLLFGGVFALAGFEAAKRCPDVKRLFVSKARRLAETKQAAQAAFFTHGLTETKQRNAVLVYISVFERLVFIQPDKGLVGRLDAAALDAATAALTRGIAAGRQKEALIACLDTLAGLLAPHFPPDEADSDEIKNLILI